A window from Diachasmimorpha longicaudata isolate KC_UGA_2023 chromosome 5, iyDiaLong2, whole genome shotgun sequence encodes these proteins:
- the LOC135162394 gene encoding eIF-2-alpha kinase GCN2 isoform X2, translated as MTLTPQRGMSGPMEVHAQLDLHIICNENYPNQIPSIKLKNSRGLSNQQIAVLSSELEELAKRLKGEVMILDLAQHVEKFLHENNKPGYSSFYEEMLSHHQEKTKQIQTEMEEKQLKEDKERQLLQDEILKRQEALKAELRNRKEMARHNHDSTIILSQSIPSSPGERMRTYSRRRCMSTSESSDNNSLCEHRGTKLLHFDNNRGERQVHRGKCLGHSLKGSVVYAGVDMVTGELLAITEWSLKCGSTGNPETNDTNNEATDLQHSMKQIASIEQELNHLHRLQHINLVRYLNMKYQQSKDNIVIYILEEFVVGTTCTFFLSENIPVAVDILRHIASGVLSALEFLHNNNIVHRDLRDSSIHIDRCGMVKVSDYSLNRRLSDIYRSSCLAKAEHDFPTIQGRGGKKLDIYRFGIILLSLFRGTIISEKEQTNEWAMNLPPELRDFLSKCLNNNERSRWSAEQLQQHSFIRIPIERGLSPPKLPREHEQDSEEPEEPMQDVNLYLPATLNNSRIQNEFEVLKWLGKGAFGDVIKVRNKLDGGIYAIKRIPLNAKNKQLNKKITREVKLLSRLNHENVVRYYNSWIEAATLDDHSNSMSSTRDTTRETTPNTPPEIDLGMLNINDDNHLNNINQFDPDNIEALVPPIKDVEWSRSYGSRASAAKSNESEDSDSESESDDEEGWGFFMGTSLSTDSSDSIEFERDDTSRISAAEVNSLVQDDAKIETKAGGNDVTETDSLREIQFMYIQMEFCEKSTLRTAIDNSLFEDEERVWRLFREIVEGIVHIHQQGMIHRDLKPVNIFLDSNDHVKIGDFGLATIDTRTPSERKFPAVEKPTSFEADEPSSMTGEVGTELYTAPELNAKTAKAIYNQKVDMYSLGIILFEMCCVPLSTGMERVKVLSDVRSKDIVLPQNFVDNVKGNVVNLLRWLLNHDPSQRPTSQELLSSEYLPPPQLEEAELQEMVRHTLSNNQSKEYKYLIGCCFAQEFTPAEDITYDTNLQPPKNNCSLTKTDLIREYVKAKVIEVFRKHGGMNLVTPLLMPKSTKFPYNQMESSVKLMTKSGNIVSIPSDLRAPFARYAAWNNILHMRRYAVERVYHEKKVHGFHPREFYECAFDIISNSVDLMAEAELIYIVWDIFNQLPELRDRNFVVRINHTSLLQAVLMYCGIEPEKYMDIYSILYDARDGKFTKFQVQTHLISLCLTDQAMSTLSNLFDIESPVTKITSVLRTITKRKGTDAAILAKEGLREIEAVVSNVEALGVKWQIIVAPLLVHKTQQQHSGIVYQITCEMMRKRRRGGHDVIAAGGRYDKMLASFRHLLERTGLANKDFKQHGVGISISLEKLIHAVGEMYSLETSGSELILSKFVTNVSVAVCCTDGPKRDQEMAATLRELWSLGLGAIALDFGTIDEVNDYCRENCITHAVILKFGEKGNLRIQTWERDRYQERKITVNEVGEFFQRQRTDNPLPVLTRSESKTNSNDNTPLNVTVNFILSEKDKLSGSGRRSYKNAMIAQMTSHLQRIASKVEVQVFGVFLEMMVIRTIVSHLEIDESEQDFERSVQSVIEKHLRYKKYIQQICNEMWETRNEKQRPTLVLYSLLDNRYLFLI; from the exons ATGACCCTGACCCCCCAGCGTGGTATGTCCGGACCGATGGAGGTACACGCACAGCTGGATCTCCACATAATTTGCAATGAAAATTACCCGAATCAAATTCCCTCGATAAAATTAAAGAACAGTCGTGGTCTTTCCAACCAGCAAATTGCGGTTCTCTCCTCGGAGTTGGAGGAACTCGCGAAACGCTTAAAAGGCGAGGTAATGATCCTTGACCTGGCCCAACACGTCGAGAAGTTCCTCCACGAGAACAACAAGCCGGGTTACAGTTCCTTCTACGAAGAAATGCTGTCGCATCACCAAGAGAAGACGAAGCAGATTCAGACtgaaatggaggaaaaacagTTGAAGGAAGACAAGGAGCGTCAGCTCCTCCAGGACGAGATCCTCAAGCGCCAGGAGGCCCTGAAGGCCGAGCTTCGGAACCGCAAGGAGATGGCTCGTCATAACCACGACTCCACGATCATTCTATCGCAGTCGATTCCCTCGTCTCCGGGTGAGCGTATGCGCACCTATTCTCGAAGAAGATGCATGAGCACGTCCGAATCCTCGGACAACAACTCTCTCTGCGAGCATCGGGGTACTAAACTCCTGCACTTTGACAACAATCGAGGGGAGCGTCAGGTTCACCGAGGCAAGTGCCTGGGCCACAGTCTCAAGGGCTCCGTTGTCTATGCCGGTGTGGACATGGTCACCGGTGAACTTCTCGCCATCACGGAGTGGTCTCTCAAGTGCGGAAGCACTGGCAATCCAGAGACCAACGACACGAACAACGAAGCCACTGATCTCCAGCACTCGATGAAACAGATTGCGAGTATTGAGCAGGAGCTCAATCATCTTCATCGTCTTCAGCACATAAACCTAGTGAGATACCTTAACATGAAGTACCAACAGAGCAAGGACAATATTGTCATTTACATTCTGGAGGAATTCGTCGTAGGGACCACCTGCACATTCTTCCTTTCCGAGAACATTCCAGTGGCTGTGGATATCCTCAGGCACATAGCAAGCGGTGTCCTGTCAGCTCTGGAGTTCCTCCACAACAACAACATCGTCCACAGGGACCTGCGTGACTCCAGTATCCACATCGACAGATGTGGAATGGTTAAGGTGTCTGATTACTCCCTCAATAGACGTTTGTCGGACATATATCGTTCGAGTTGTCTCGCCAAAGCTGAGCACGACTTTCCGACGATTCAGGGCCGTGGGGGCAAGAAACTGGACATCTACAGGTTCGGGATAATTCTCCTGTCGTTATTCAGGGGTACGATAATCTCGGAGAAAGAGCAGACCAACGAGTGGGCGATGAATCTTCCACCGGAGCTTCGAGACTTTCTGTCCAAATGCTTGAATAATAACGAGAGGTCGAGATGGTCTGCTGAGCAACTTCAACAGCACAGTTTCATCCGAATACCCATTGAGCGAGGCCTCTCACCCCCGAAACTCCCTCGGGAGCACGAGCAGGATAGCGAGGAACCCGAGGAACCTATGCAAGATGTCAATCTCTACCTGCCAGCAACTCTCAACAACTCGAGAATTCAGAATGAGTTCGAAGTGCTTAAATGGCTGGGCAAGGGTGCCTTTGGCGATGTCATCAAGGTGAGGAATAAGTTGGACGGTGGGATCTACGCGATCAAGAGAATTCCGCTGAATGCTAAGAACAAACAGCTGAATAAGAAGATAACGAGAGAAGTAAAGCTACTGTCGAGGCTCAATCATGAGAACGTCGTAAGGTATTACAACTCTTGGATTGAAGCCGCCACTTTGGATGATCACAGTAACTCCATGTCGTCGACGAGAGATACCACGAGGGAGACGACACCCAATACCCCTCCAGAAATCGATCTCGGTATGCTCAACATAAACGATGACAATCACCTGAACAACATCAATCAATTCGATCCTGACAACATAGAGGCACTGGTACCGCCAATTAAGGACGTCGAGTGGAGTCGTTCGTATGGATCTAGGGCATCAGCAGCAAAGTCCAACGAGTCTGAGGATTCAGATAGTGAGAGTGAGAGCGATGATGAGGAGGGCTGGGGATTCTTCATGGGGACTTCACTGTCCACCGATTCATCCGACAGCATTGAGTTCGAGAGAGACGATACCTCACGGATATCAGCGGCCGAGGTTAATTCCTTGGTTCAGGACGATGCGAAGATTGAGACTAAGGCGGGGGGTAACGACGTGACGGAGACTGATTCCCTTCGGGAAATTCAATTCATGTACATTCAGATGGAGTTCTGTGAGAAGAGTACATTGAGAACGGCCATTGATAACAGCCTCTTCGAGGACGAGGAGAGGGTTTGGCGATTGTTTCGCGAGATCGTGGAGGGAATCGTCCATATTCATCAACAGGGAATGATCCACAGGGATCTCAAGCCAGTCAACATCTTCTTGGATAGCAATGATCACGTGAAGATTGGGGACTTCGGTCTCGCCACCATCGACACCAGAACCCCCAGTGAACGGAAGTTCCCGGCGGTAGAGAAGCCCACGAGTTTCGAGGCAGACGAGCCCAGCTCGATGACTGGAGAAGTCGGTACTGAGCTTTACACAGCACCTGAACTCAATGCTAAAACTGCCAAAGCCATTTACAATCAGAAAGTCGATATGTACAGTCTTGGTATCATTCTCTTCGAAATGTGCTGCGTGCCTCTGTCCACTGGTATGGAAAGGGTGAAGGTACTGTCGGACGTGAGGTCGAAGGACATAGTTCTTCCTCAAAATTTCGTGGATAACGTTAAGGGAAATGTCGTCAATCTTCTCCGCTGGCTGTTGAATCATGATCCTAGTCAGCGTCCCACATCTCAGGAGTTACTCTCCTCGGAGTATTTGCCACCTCCGCAGCTAGAGGAGGCCGAGCTCCAGGAGATGGTGAGGCACACATTGTCCAACAATCAGAGCAAAGAGTACAAGTATTTGATTGGTTGTTGCTTCGCTCAGGAGTTCACACCAGCCGAGGACATCACTTACGATACCAATCTTCAACCTCCCAAGAACAACTGTTCTCTTACGAAAACTGACCTGATCAGGGAATACGTCAAGGCCAAGGTCATCGAGGTGTTTCGCAAGCACGGAGGGATGAACCTCGTCACGCCCCTGCTGATGCCCAAATCCACCAAGTTTCCGTACAATCAGATGGAATCGTCCGTCAAACTCATGACGAAATCGGGAAATATCGTTTCCATTCCTTCTGATCTTCGTGCACCTTTTGCGAGGTATGCCGCTTGGAATAATATCCTTCATATGAGGAGGTACGCGGTCGAGAGGGTTTACCACGAGAAGAAGGTCCACGGGTTTCATCCGAGGGAGTTTTACGAGTGTGCTTTCGATATTATCAGCAACAGTGTTGATCTCATGGCTGAGGCTGAGCTAATCTACATCGTCTGGGACATCTTCAATCAGCTGCCGGAGCTGAGAGATAGGAACTTCGTGGTGAGGATCAATCACACTTCACTGTTGCAGGCGGTCCTCATGTACTGTGGAATTGAACCGGAGAAGTACATGGATATCTATTCGATTCTTTATGACGCGAGGGACGGCAAGTTCACGAAATTCCAGGTCCAGACACATCTCATCAGCTTGTGCTTGACTGATCAGGCCATGTCGACACTGTCGAATCTGTTTGATATTGAGAGCCCAGTGACGAAAATCACCAGTGTCTTGAGGACCATCACCAAGAGGAAGGGAACTGATGCTGCTATTCTCGCGAAGGAGGGCTTGAGGGAGATTGAGGCAGTTGTTTCCAATGTCGAGGCACTGGGGGTCAAGTGGCAGATCATTGTCGCGCCACTGTTGGTGCATAAAACTCAGCAGCAACACAGTGGAATTGTTTATCAGATTACCTGTGAGATGATGAGAAAAAGGCGGAGGGGGGGACACGATGTTATCGCTGCGGGAGGACGATACGATAAAATGCTAGCCTCATTCAGACACCTGCTCGAACGAACTGGACTCGCAAATAAAGACTTCAAACAGCACGGAGTTGGAATAAGCATCTCCCTCGAGAAACTCATCCACGCTGTCGGGGAAATGTATTCCTTGGAAACTTCAGGATCTGAGTTGATATTAAGTAAGTTTGTAACAAACGTGTCTGTTGCTGTATGTTGTACTGATGGACCTAAGAGAGACCAGGAGATGGCTGCTACCCTCAGGGAGCTATGGAGTCTAGGTCTAGGCGCCATTGCCCTTGATTTCGGGACAATTGATGAGGTAAATGACTACTGCAGGGAAAATTGCATAACTCACGCTGTAATCCTCAAATTCGGTGAGAAGGGCAACCTGAGAATCCAGACCTGGGAGAGGGACAGATATCAGGAAAGGAAAATCACTGTCAACGAAGTGGGGGAATTCTTTCAAAGGCAGAGGACTGATAATCCACTTCCAGTTTTGACTAGATCCGAGAGTAAGACTAATTCCAACGATAACACTCCACTTAATGTCACTGTTAATTTTATATTGTCCGAGAAGGATAAGCTCTCGGGGAGTGGCAGGAGGAGTTACAAGAATGCAATGATAGCCCAGATGACCTCACATTTGCAGAGGATAGCGTCTAAGGTGGAGGTGCAGGTATTTGGGGTTTTTCTCGAGATGATGGTCATTAGGACTATTGTCAGCCATTTGGAGATTGACGAGAGCGAACAAGACTTTGAAAGGAGTGTACAATCAGTCATCGAAAA gcatTTACGTTACAAAAAGTACATTCAGCAAATATGTAATGAAATGTGGGAGACTAGAAACGAGAAACAACGACCTACTCTAGTTCTCTACAGCCTTCTGGATAATCGAtacttatttttaatttag